A stretch of Christensenellaceae bacterium DNA encodes these proteins:
- a CDS encoding Type 1 glutamine amidotransferase-like domain-containing protein → MLRSVFSRWDRLKVLKNKKTIVFSWAFPVEMTASELDENWINPRKYKYEIQLNSLGIYDIKHVNCYKDSFSDIMKCINESGLIILMGGNPHMLKQKLNSYRKAIKNFKGLIIGESAGALIFFDNYFITKQNSFIKKFEELEGFDNFKLDFLIDVHSKWDEDYIKKIKSLAKKYNKNIIMLDDDSVLFYGDMELIGNAKIIIPY, encoded by the coding sequence TTGTTGCGTAGTGTTTTTTCGCGCTGGGATAGACTTAAAGTATTAAAAAATAAAAAGACAATTGTATTTAGTTGGGCATTTCCTGTTGAAATGACTGCTAGTGAACTCGATGAAAATTGGATAAATCCGCGTAAATATAAATATGAAATACAACTTAACAGTCTTGGTATTTATGATATTAAACACGTCAATTGTTACAAAGATAGCTTTAGTGATATTATGAAATGTATAAATGAGTCGGGGTTAATAATTTTAATGGGCGGAAATCCCCATATGCTAAAACAGAAGTTAAATTCATACAGAAAAGCAATTAAAAATTTTAAAGGATTAATTATAGGAGAGAGTGCGGGTGCACTAATATTTTTTGATAATTATTTTATAACTAAGCAGAATAGTTTTATTAAGAAATTTGAGGAGCTAGAGGGATTTGATAACTTCAAATTAGATTTTTTGATAGATGTTCATTCAAAGTGGGATGAAGATTATATAAAAAAAATAAAAAGTTTAGCGAAAAAATATAACAAAAATATAATAATGCTAGATGATGATAGTGTGCTGTTTTATGGTGATATGGAATTAATTGGTAATGCAAAAATTATAATACCTTATTAG